TATAATATGCCTGTATGTACATTGTTTGACGGTTTTCGtcgtaacttttaatccgtacgtcggatttgggtaaaacgaagggtagacaTATGCTTGTAACATCTACGTGACGATTAGTATAAGATGAGAATAAGTTTTAATAGATACTTGTAATGTCTAGCAGAGGAAGAGAGGCATAGAAAGGGGAAGCAAGTGGTCAGTGAATAAGAATCGATAGACGGGtgcaagtaaagtggaaatcaatagagataaggcaagtattcctgagCCTCCTTGTAATATTATTGTTAAGTATTCCAAATAGTTCTTGTTTTATATTGAAAATGATTTATAATggttaaccctaaaccctgatcatatcatttgTTATTTGAACCGTAAGTCTGATTCAttgtgaaccattgattgttgaatacccagatACAAAACCACatacatacgatactactctacaaatacatataCACCGTATACCAGTCAGTGATATGGATTTTCTAAATGTACAAACACTCATACTTTCTAAAATAGATTGTAACATCAAAGAATCAATTCTTGTATTACCATTAAACCATTGTTCTCCTATTATCTGATTTTTTTTACAGGCTTAAAGGCATACTTCATACATACATTGTTATTCCCTTATGTTACTCATGAATTACCCCATGCATTAAGACGAATGTCTTATCAATGTTGTTTATGATACtatttattgaattacattgtttattattatattcttatagaattggatggttttctaAAATATGGACCATATTTATGGTCAGGCCAGATTGGTGGTCATTTTAGGCCAAtatatgccttggatccagtttatagagcagagttgtgtgccttgctcgaggttagtgtgTGAGTAATCAGCAGCAtaaccttgttttttttaaattaaaaagtgaatatccaaatctaatcattgcttaacaagaaacttgattccctaaatcttttcatttgatcattgtttaatctcagtattgtcactgtgacttgttgatctagttagctcactcttacgaatctgtttatgttcttttctagtaAATAAGGAAGTTactggtagcgaggatccccagaccagcgcgcgagctaggatttcaggtTGAGAAGGAATAAGCTAACAGGAGACTTTTGTTTTAATTTtgagtttgaaagtttgtaataatgtttgttaatcagatgtaagttaaattagttgggatttggtacgttgtaatgtAAGTAAGCTTATGGATTAtgtttatactttaacctgttgtgatccgtggttgtgtggtgtagggtcattacatatattattttataaacaAGTTTATaatgtttgtgtgtgtgtgtcatgaACCCCAAACTTTTGGCCCGGGTTCGGAGGGCGTCAcaacatacttaattttaataaaaattaagtgagGCTTGAAATACTGTGTTTGTTGTGCATTTTCTTTATATTCAGCTATGCGTAATATCTCTACACTCAAAATGCTCTGTTCACCAACTTTCCAAATCACTCTTAAAAAgactaaaaatcaagaaaaacacATTCCCCCTGTATTACACTCAATATCTACTAAGTACCTTCTACTTTTAACCTGGCCCAGCCCGACCACCTGGTCATTTTAGCCCCTACCACACATGGTAGAAATTGGATAATATCTCAATAATATTTTGGAGACTATCTAGATTATTTGTAATAGTTTTTTTTGGATATTTTGAATTTTTGTAATTAATTTTTTTCTATGTGCGATTTCAAGATTCTAAAGTTTGGGTGTTGGTTTAtctaattttcaaaaaataatgCATATTGAAGTTGTTACtatttttttggatatttaataaatttttttcaaaaaatttctgATTTTAATCTTAAATTCCTTAGCTGGGTTGCAAgattgattaatttataaaattgattACTACAGATTGACGTAAGATGATCACTAGTTAgatttcataaaatttaaatttaatttactTTGAAAGAAAGTGAGTTGATATTACACGCTTTTCCGATTTATTAAGAATAGATGACGAAATTAACTATATTTGAAAGTTAATTGCCTCAAATACTTAATGGCGGAAATATGCCCCCTTCACATGTATATTGATAGGTACGCATGATGCTAGATCAAAGTATGTGAAATTTTAAATTGCTTCATCATATTTTACTTTGGGAAATAtgatattattatttatatattgatgaatcaaagaaaaaatatttttcatgCATTTTAacattatatttaaaaaaatgaaatattattttataaattatacaTTTTCCATTTGTATtagaaaaataaattttgttCAAGATTCCCCTAATACATGTATGAGATTTATTCATATATCTTGCCTGAGTTTAAAATGTAAAAGTAAAATAGAAGATAAATGAAAAaagaaattaattattaattatacgTCTAGTAAGCAGATtgaaatattataaaaaaatcatatacatataaatatggaGTATTTATTTAAATTGTAAATTATATAAAGTTTTTTTACAtttcatttatttctgaaaataaaatgtatttaaaataaaaaacatTTGATAATCTTTTTTGTATATAGCAATTATTACACGTCACCTAAGCCGTCATATAACACGTCATGCAACACAAAAACTACTAATAACAACCTAAGTATTCCATATGTCAAGCTGATGTTTGATTTCGGTAAGACAACTAAGATTTCTCTCACTTCTCAACTCTAATTCTCCTTCGATGGATTAGACTTCATACCGACGGTCACGATCATTCTAACCAGATACACTATAATTTGTAACTCACTATAAATATATGTATGATCCACCAGTCTGTTCAATTCAGGAAAACATAGCCATATAACTATCACTCCCTTTTCTCATTATTTTCACTACTCGCACATCCCATTGCTTCTACCCAGAAAAAATGGTGCTTCAGTCAAAATTTTTAAGTCAGAATTTTGTTTCTAAATCAAAACCCTTTATGTATGGAAAGAATCCGGTGAATCCTcatcaaaataatattttctcAAATCAACAAGTTACTTATAACTCATCTCAAAAGAATCCTATGAATATAAACTTTACAAACTTTGCTCATCAAGCATTTACTAGTGGAAGATCATCTTTAAACCCGTATATTCAGGATTTTTATTCGAATCCAAATCTACTTGCTTCATCAATTTCTGCACCAGGTGTCAATCATGCTGATTACTCAAAAAATAACGGATTAGCAGTTACTTCATCATCAAATGATGTTAGTTTGTATAAGCAGTATCCTGGTTTTATTCATCCGAACACATCACAACAACTCATGCCTCCAATGCATGTCCAAACTCGTGCAATTAATCCTCATGTCAACATCCAAGAATTTGGTTCATCGGATTTAGCGAATTCATGCATGAATGTAGATAAGATAGTGGGTGATGGAAGGGCCAAGAGAAATAATGAGAGAAAATATAAGAATGGCATTAAAGGGCATTGGATCCAGGAAGAAGACAGGTAAATCTGATTTTAATTACTAATAAATTTTACGATTATTGTGTAAGTAAAGATTTGATGAAATTAATTTGTAATTAATGCGAAAAATCTTTTGCAATAAATACTATTTGAATTTTTTTACAGAATGCTGTTGAATTTAGTGCACAAGTACGGAAATAAGAAGTGGAGTTACATTGCTAGGATGATGCCCGGGAGGCTTGGGAAGCAGTTAAGGGAACGATACAATAATCATCTTAAGCCTGGACTCAAGGTTTTATTTTTCTTCACCAATTATTGTTAAACTATTCTCTCTTAATATAATACTAAGAAATATTTGTATACCCAAAATAAATAAGATATTTTTTGATAGAAAATTTTAGAAAGTACATAACTTGAGAATTATAATAAAGTCTTTGAAGTATTTACAAACATCACCAATCTGTACTTTAGATTCTCATTCCATGAGGTCATTATTAACTCAGCACACATGGTTGCACTTTACATTTTGACAATACAATTTGTAAATTAATCATGACACATATGCATGTCATCTGAATATTAGATTTTATTGCTTTAAATATAACAAGTTGCCATTTAAAGATGAAACATGTcagttatatttttatttatctaTATTGTATCTATAGGAGATTTCATTACCTTTTGTATTTaattttcttatattttttaatatttaactGATTGTTTATTCAGTTTCTAGGATTTTTTATGATGTATCACCTTTTTGAATATCTCTTTTATTGTGATGATATAAAAGTCTTGCATTATGATGTTTTTGTTTAACACTCTACACCACGAATCATGTaacattttattaattaatttcttatGAAAGTAAATtacatatttttaaatttatattacaGAAAGGGGCTTGGACTGAGGAGGAGGATATGCAGCTGATCCGGGCCCATGAAAAGATGGGCAACAAGTGGGTTGAAATTTCAAAGCTGCTCCCGGGGCGTAGCGAGACCGATATCAAGAATCGATGGAACGCCACCAAGCGGAAGTGCATCAATGCTATACAGAAAAGTAAAAACATACCGAAGCCCAGTTCCCTGTTTGAGAACTATATGAAGACTATGTTTAACAATGTGTGCCAAAGCAAGAGCCCGACTTCAGCCGAGTCAAATGTAATAGTTGGGTTTTCCTCTGGAGGTAGCATCAGTAAGCAAGTTGGGACTGCTGAATCAGTTAGTGTGGAAGATTATGGCGTATCTGATTTTGAGGTAAATGTTTTAGCTAATAACAGTGGATCATTGTTTGAGTCCATGAGTTATCTGGATATGCTTCTTCAGAAGTAGGGACCTTGGCTCATAATTTTTATTATTGGACTTGATAGGGGAATACACATGGTTTCTATTTCTATTTTATATTTGGAATAAACATGGTTTTTATTTGTAAACACAATGGTATCTTTTCTGTGTAAAGCACATATTGCTTTAAAAGGTGAAAAGGTGTCATTCTTATAATTTTGTGACTAATAATTTATAAGAAAAATAAAGTTTGATTTATATTTCTTTCCTTAATTTCATAGTAATTTTTTTCGTATTCATACTATTTTTGATGAAATTTGAACAAGACAGAGTGGTGTCATGCTTATATTTGAAAAACCTGTGGGAATAGATAAACTGTTACAGACTAAGAACTATGCGGGGAATTTTTTTATTCTTGATGTCAAAGATTATGTTATCAAATATAAATACGACCTCATTGTAACCTTCTTATTTTAGTTACTTTTATCGTGAAGATACAAAGCAAGTAAAAAGCTATTTTTTAGCAACTATATATACTTGGGCTGAGATTTTTTCAACCGAACATATATCATATACTTCATCtttcaaatttata
The sequence above is drawn from the Apium graveolens cultivar Ventura chromosome 2, ASM990537v1, whole genome shotgun sequence genome and encodes:
- the LOC141705795 gene encoding uncharacterized protein LOC141705795 → MVLQSKFLSQNFVSKSKPFMYGKNPVNPHQNNIFSNQQVTYNSSQKNPMNINFTNFAHQAFTSGRSSLNPYIQDFYSNPNLLASSISAPGVNHADYSKNNGLAVTSSSNDVSLYKQYPGFIHPNTSQQLMPPMHVQTRAINPHVNIQEFGSSDLANSCMNVDKIVGDGRAKRNNERKYKNGIKGHWIQEEDRMLLNLVHKYGNKKWSYIARMMPGRLGKQLRERYNNHLKPGLKKGAWTEEEDMQLIRAHEKMGNKWVEISKLLPGRSETDIKNRWNATKRKCINAIQKSKNIPKPSSLFENYMKTMFNNVCQSKSPTSAESNVIVGFSSGGSISKQVGTAESVSVEDYGVSDFEVNVLANNSGSLFESMSYLDMLLQK